One genomic segment of Oncorhynchus mykiss isolate Arlee chromosome 10, USDA_OmykA_1.1, whole genome shotgun sequence includes these proteins:
- the LOC110533972 gene encoding leucine-rich repeat and fibronectin type-III domain-containing protein 4, protein MPKSNSQILHPYLAPHHSKYYWKPSKQSSSLKGVHPDRTVPPPKLKPKVTKPSLRPPACPLTPQTVVWLAVVTGSCVFPALLGPGVSAGETWGMVSICPFHCVCRNLSESLSTLCVNKGLLFVPPDIDRRTVELRLADNFILEVGRVDFANMSGLVELTLSRNTIHTLRPLSFADLESLRSLHLDTNRLTIVGPRDLSGLTNLQHLIINNNQLTDVSAEAFDDFLQTLEDLDLSYNNLRKVPWEAIQNMASLHTLNLDHNLIDQIAEGSFGELYKLARLDMTSNRLQTLPPDPLFSRSQTGVVSPTPYSAVISLSFGGNPLHCNCELLWLRRLIRGDDMETCATPVHLAGRYFWSIPEEEFTCEPPLITRHSNKLWVLEGQRATLRCRAIGDPEPIIHWISPDDRIVANSSRVYSYYNGTLDVLVTRARDDGAYTCIAINAAGEATALIDLKIIPLPHRGNNTVPLTNPRGDPGSSDISSGRTGGSGRNGKGGGGGGSVKNATGEGESGERGDGEASTSERLVGVLGVTATSAQVRWVLGRATGPYLVWMYQIQYNCTADDALVYRILPPTSSSFLLKNLVSGADYSLCVLAIFDDGVSTLATTKVLGCTQFSTKEDFPECRSLQAHFLGGTLTVMVGGVIVVTLLVFTVAMMVRHRVCGDCRDEGHYPAHHHDDFLPSKEGVDVYAQTNGNGSVMMVALPNNILGQQAKPLPLKTKPQAKNKPGKLPKPKLDSDQLSGEGKGEKPGLEVVVRGKGFPPFTLESERVTLYYSPANTSQTLPHPRAHKAPKHSGKLKLRRSEEKERDLDKMVGSICSLDSEAQGEELERVKDSRRGDRPSLGPTRSCSFDVGEITTTTCYGYAKRLSVIWTRRSQSVQGMLVQCASTASSASSTGSDHPPPALTHGYLHTNNTSKSSEADNIGDLEESVL, encoded by the exons ATGCCTAAATCCAACTCACAAATACTACACCCATACCTGGCGCCACACCACTCAAAATACTATTGGAAGCCTTCAAAGCAAAGCTCCTCTCTAAAAGGGGTCCACCCAGACAGAACAGTACCCCCTCCTAAACTCAAGCCAAAGGTGACCAAACCTTCCCTGAGACCCCCTGCCTGTCCTCTGACCCCACAGACAGTAGTCTGGCTGGCCGTGGTGACTGGTTCCTGTGTCTTCCCTGCGCTACTTGGCCCAGGCGTGTCTGCTGGAGAGACCTGGGGCATGGTCTCCATCTGTCCCTTCCACTGTGTGTGTCGAAATCTCTCAGAGTCTCTGAGCACGCTTTGCGTCAACAAGGGCCTGCTGTTCGTCCCTCCTGACATTGACCGGCGCACCGTGGAGCTCCGTCTGGCAGATAACTTCATCCTGGAGGTGGGCAGGGTGGACTTTGCCAACATGTCAGGCCTGGTAGAACTGACTCTGTCCAGGAACACCATCCACACCCTGCGGCCCCTGTCCTTTGCTGACCTGGAGAGCCTGCGCTCACTCCACCTGGACACCAACCGGCTGACCATAGTGGGGCCAAGAGACCTGTCCGGCCTGACCAACCTACAGCAcctcatcatcaacaacaaccagctgACCGACGTCTCCGCCGAGGCCTTCGATGACTTCCTGCAGACGCTGGAGGATCTGGACTTGTCCTACAACAACCTGAGGAAGGTCCCCTGGGAGGCCATCCAGAACATGGCCAGCCTGCACACCCTCAACCTGGACCACAACCTCATAGACCAGATTGCTGAGGGCTCCTTCGGCGAACTCTACAAGCTGGCCCGCCTGGATATGACATCCAACCGGCTGCAGACGCTGCCCCCCGACCCCTTGTTCTCCCGCTCCCAGACGGGCGTGGTCAGCCCCACGCCCTACAGCGCTGTCATCAGCCTGAGCTTCGGGGGGAACCCCCTGCACTGTAACTGTGAGCTGCTGTGGCTGAGGCGGCTGATCCGCGGCGACGACATGGAGACGTGTGCCACCCCCGTCCACCTGGCTGGGCGCTACTTTTGGTCCATCCCAGAGGAGGAGTTCACCTGTGAGCCTCCGCTCATCACACGCCACTCCAACAAGCTGTGGGTGCTGGAGGGCCAGAGGGCCACGCTGAGGTGCCGTGCCATTGGTGACCCTGAGCCCATCATTCACTGGATCTCCCCTGACGACCGCATCGTGGCCAACTCCAGTCGTGTGTACTCCTACTACAATGGCACCCTGGACGTGCTTGTGACGCGGGCGCGTGACGACGGTGCTTACACCTGCATCGCCATCAACGCTGCCGGGGAGGCTACAGCCCTGATAGACCTCAAGATCATCCCCCTCCCTCACCGCGGCAACAACACTGTGCCCCTCACCAACCCTCGTGGAGACCCAGGCTCCTCAGACATTTCCAGTGGGAGAACAGGAGGGTCTGGAAGGAACGggaagggtggtggtggtggtggttcgGTAAAGAACGccacaggagagggggagagcggagagaggggggatggagaagcCAGTACCAGTGAGCGTTTGGTGGGGGTCCTGGGGGTGACCGCCACCTCTGCCCAGGTGCGCTGGGTCCTGGGCCGGGCCACTGGGCCGTACCTGGTGTGGATGTACCAGATCCAGTACAACTGCACTGCAGATGATGCCCTGGTGTACAG AATTCTGCCGCCTACAAGCAGCTCTTTCCTGCTGAAGAACCTGGTGTCTGGAGCAGACTACAGCCTGTGTGTCCTGGCCATCTTTGACGATGGGGTGTCCACCCTGGCCACCACCAAGGTCCTAGGCTGCACCCAGTTCAGCACCAAGGAGGACTTCCCAGAGTGCCGATCCCTGCAGGCCCACTTCCTGGGCGGCACGCTGACGGTCATGGTGGGGGGGGTCATCGTGGTAACACTGCTGGTGTTTACCGTGGCGATGATGGTAAGGCACCGTGTCTGTGGAGACTGTCGAGACGAGGGCCACTACCCTGCCCATCACCATGACGACTTCCTTCCCTCCAAGGAAGGAGTGGATGTTTACGCTCAGACCAACGGAAATGGGAGCGTGATGATGGTGGCTCTGCCCAACAACATTCTTGGCCAACAGGCTAAGCCGCTGCCGTTGAAAACCAAACCCCAAGCCAAGAACAAGCCTGGGAAACTGCCCAAGCCAAAGCTTGACTCAGATCAGCTCAGTGGGGAGGGAAAGGGTGAGAAGCCAGGCCTGGAGGTGGTCGTGAGGGGGAAAGGATTCCCCCCTTTCACccttgagagtgagagagtgacacTGTACTACTCCCCTGCCAACACCTCCCAGACCTTACCCCATCCCCGAGCTCACAAGGCCCCGAAACACTCAGGCAAGCTCAAGCTGCGCCGctctgaggagaaggagagagacttgGACAAAATGGTGGGCTCCATATGCAGCCTAGACTCTGAGGCCCAGGGGGAGGAGTTGGAGCGCGTGAAGGACTCGAGGAGGGGAGATCGCCCGTCACTAGGGCCGACACGCAGCTGCTCCTTTGACGTGGGCGAGATCACCACGACAACCTGCTACGGATATGCAAAGCGACTGAGTGTGATATGGACCAGGAGGAGCCAGTCGGTGCAGGGCATGCTGGTCCAGTGTGCCTCAACAGCCAGTTCAGCGAGCAGCACAGGGAGCGACCACCCCCCGCCTGCCCTCACACATGGCTACCTGCACACCAACAACACCTCTAAGTCCAGTGAGGCTGACAACATCGGAGACCTGGAAGAGAGTGTTTTATAG